CATCAGCAGCCAAAGCTGCTGAGCAATTACATGGATATGGTATCAATACAGTTGTGATTACTTTGGGCAGCCAAGGCGCATATTTGAGTGTGCAAACCACCAAAGAAATAATGAGTGAGCTAATCCCTGCATTTGCTGTAACTGCAATAGATACCGTTGCGGCAGGAGACACGTTTAATGGCGGCTTAATGGTTGCGTTAGATGAAGGGTGTTCTATTAAGGAGGCTGTTATTTTCGCCAATAAAGCATCGGCTATTGCTGTTACTCGCCATGGTGCGCAGCGGGGTATTCCTTATCGAGCAGAGGTTACAAACGAAAGGACTGTTTAAAGTATACTTGGTATTTGAACTGGATTTATATTTTAAACAATAAGGGGAAGTTATCCCCTTATAATAGGTGTAACTGAAAGTGGTTAACTCGATTCTTGATCGTGATGTTGTTTTAATTTTTGAAACAACACATCTTTCAAATTTGCACGTTGTACTTTTAGTTGGTGCATATGCTCGTCATCGGTTGGGCTTCCTTCAACTTCTAACTCACGTATTTCATAATCCAGTAAATGATACTGTTTTGATAAAGCTTCAAACTCTTTGTCTTTATGGTTCAAGTAAACAATGTCTTTCTTAAACTCTGGAAAGTCGAAAATAAGTGCGTGATTCTCATTTAACATAGGCAATCCTTGAAATGGTTAATTGAAACTCTTTGCTTTAAAGCTAAAGTCACTATAGCACTATGAAGTTTCACAAAGGGATAAGTTTGAATGGTTTAGCGATCTAGGTAGCAAAAAATATGCGGGTAAAGAAGGGTGCTTTAATACAGTGAAGATTAAAAACGCCTCATTAGTTTTTAACAAGGCGTTGATGACAGTTGATGCAAATGAGTGCTAACTAAAAAGCTTAAAAACAATGAGCTAAATAGCCCGTTTGCTGTACCGCTGTTCAAAATTAAATGAGCTCATCTTCATAGTGCGAATTGAATCAACCCAGCCCATGACCATTGGCACTAAAGTCCAACTGAATACTAAGTAAAGGCTGCCTTTTAGATGTTGGCCTAAATAGAACTTATGCAAACCTAAGCCGCCGAATAAGAAACCAAACCATATTGCAAACTTTTGATTCTTAATACGAATATTGGGGTCAATGCCTGAAAGTGCTTCTAACCCCTGAATCGCCTGACATTGAGGGCAGGTAATGTGGTTAGAATCGATTTTTTGGCTGCATTGTGAACAAGCTATCTGAGGCATTACAAACTCCAATGGTCAATATTGCTAATGAAGCATTATGAGTACATGTGTTCGCTCAGTTCTAGTGTTCTAGATCTCACTATTAAAATAAATAATACGTTAACGAAGATAAATTACTTAAATAGAGATATGTAAATGCTATCGGTCGCCAAATGTAAATTAAATTATAACTTTATCTTACTGTAAATAATGTGTTTTTTATTTGGTGTTGGCTGGTGGCTTTCATAGTGAAGTATTTTTGTCATACCAAGCTAGACTGTAATAAAGAGCCAGAAATTAAAGCTGAATTTGTGCTTAAACAGTACGCTTGTTAATTTTGTTTGTCCTAAATGTGATATGTATTAAGACTATTTTGGAGGTTTTACTCGTATCACTCATTATTGAATAGGTAATCAATCCGCAAAGTTCACTATCTAATAGTAAAGTGTGAGCTTTAGATAACAGCATGTCGCATTTATTGTATTGATTATCGAGACAATAAAACTCGTAAACACTCCTTATTTCCTCATCATGTTCTCTCGTAAAATAGCGCCTTCAAATTTTTAAGGTGTTGTTCAATTGAAACAGATTTCTTGGTGGCAAAAAGCATTAGCCCTTTGTACAAAATGTATAGTTTTGGTCTTTAGTTGTTATTTACCGCAAGTATCTGGCCAAGAGCTCGAAGTGGTAGCTAATAACTCTATATCTCAAGCTGAACCTCCTTTACTGGGTTTATCCGTTACACCTAGATTAAAAGTGGGGCTGGCGCTCAGTGGCGGTGGTGCTAAAGGGGCTGCACATGTTGGTGTGCTGCGTTACTTAGAAGCCAATAACATAGCGATAGATTACATTGCAGGAACCAGCATTGGTGCATATGTTGGCGGGTTATACGCATTGGGTTATAGCGCCGATGATATTGAAAACATCATGTTAGGCTTAGATTGGACTAGTGGCTTTGACGACAACGTGCCTCGCAAGGCGCTAAATTATCATGATAAACAGGATTTTGACCGCTTTAATTTACCCTTCGAGTTTGGCTCGTTAGATGGGGAGCTCCTCATGCCTCAGGGGGTACTGCGTGGGCAAACGATGGGGAATTTATATATTCGCTCCGCAGGGGTAGTGCCTCAGCAGAAGTCGTTTGATGAGTTAGCTATTCCATTTAAAGCGATTGCGACAGATATCAGTACAGGTAATGCGGTGGTGCTTGAGTCGGGTAATTTGCTCACTGCAATGCATGCATCGGCTTCTGTGCCGGGTATTTTACAGCCCGTTGAAATCGACGGTAAGTACCTTGCCGATGGAGGAATGGTAAGTAACATGCCTGCTGATACAGTCAGAGAAATGGGCGCAGATGTCGTGATTGCTATTGATATCGGCGCTGAACTTGCGCCAAAGGAACAGCTAAAAGACAGCTTTGCCATACTCGGTCAGTTATCGACGATTATGACTCGCGCGAATGCACTAGAGCAAATCGACAACCTTCAACCCCAAGATATTCTTATTCGTCCTGACATCAGTGAGTTAGACACTACGGATTTCAGCACTATGCCCCTTGGGTTTATTAAAGGTGAGCAAGCGGCTACCTCTTTAAAGCAGCAATTATTACCACTTCAATTAAGCGCTGAATATTATCAAGAGTATCAATCACAGCGTTTAGCCTATAAGCATGCTTTACTGGATTTTCAGCAGCAACCTATTACTCAAGTGACACTCGTGAATAACAGTAAAGTGAACACGAAACAAATCGAGTCCGCTTTAGCCGTTTCAGCTGGCGATAACCCTGATACTGAGGATATTGTAGCGGCAGTTGACCGAGTGTATGCGCTAAATGAGTTTGAGCGGGTAGAAGTAGAAACGATAGATCATGCAAATGATGGCAAAGAGTTGATACTAAAAACACAGCGAAAAAG
This window of the Shewanella goraebulensis genome carries:
- a CDS encoding TM2 domain-containing protein yields the protein MPQIACSQCSQKIDSNHITCPQCQAIQGLEALSGIDPNIRIKNQKFAIWFGFLFGGLGLHKFYLGQHLKGSLYLVFSWTLVPMVMGWVDSIRTMKMSSFNFEQRYSKRAI
- a CDS encoding patatin-like phospholipase family protein, coding for MKQISWWQKALALCTKCIVLVFSCYLPQVSGQELEVVANNSISQAEPPLLGLSVTPRLKVGLALSGGGAKGAAHVGVLRYLEANNIAIDYIAGTSIGAYVGGLYALGYSADDIENIMLGLDWTSGFDDNVPRKALNYHDKQDFDRFNLPFEFGSLDGELLMPQGVLRGQTMGNLYIRSAGVVPQQKSFDELAIPFKAIATDISTGNAVVLESGNLLTAMHASASVPGILQPVEIDGKYLADGGMVSNMPADTVREMGADVVIAIDIGAELAPKEQLKDSFAILGQLSTIMTRANALEQIDNLQPQDILIRPDISELDTTDFSTMPLGFIKGEQAATSLKQQLLPLQLSAEYYQEYQSQRLAYKHALLDFQQQPITQVTLVNNSKVNTKQIESALAVSAGDNPDTEDIVAAVDRVYALNEFERVEVETIDHANDGKELILKTQRKSWGPNFFDIGFSWEEDFAEVSDLKLDLMYSMNNVAGTDGQLRLELTSGREKLLAAEYRLPLDDLDTYYWKTRYQLTQEEQLYYWDNERGLSTDNTAHNLSMALGFNVANNMIFELGFSAETGSIEGASSLKLDIDYDTYSSFALISYDSLDSYSFPSEGTLLYLKGAFNKDQLDPVIIPLLGEVLGDTELFNYDFVLKHAQSINQHTVIGKVNLSGTDSNQISLIHTQKLGGFLNLSGLHNDALVGSQLAYGSLVYQYRIDWHGIGGKAIPIYIGASAEAGNVWQFKNERDLDDLIYASSIFIGTETEFGPAVLGIGFNDQHHKTVYLTLGKTF
- a CDS encoding YdcH family protein codes for the protein MLNENHALIFDFPEFKKDIVYLNHKDKEFEALSKQYHLLDYEIRELEVEGSPTDDEHMHQLKVQRANLKDVLFQKLKQHHDQESS